From a region of the Desulfonatronum sp. SC1 genome:
- the dsrM gene encoding sulfate reduction electron transfer complex DsrMKJOP subunit DsrM encodes MAVWYSLLLVLGMSLFVYLGAGLLGLQAIFGIVIPYAAILVFLIGFTMRVLGWAKSPVPFRIPTTAGQQKSLDWIKPSKIDSPYTTWGVVGRMAMEVLLFRSLFRNTKAEITEGKLAYGSNKWLWLGGILFHYTFLTIVIRHLRFFTEPVPYFVQVLDNIDGMLQIGSPVIYQTDVILVAALLFLLIRRLVSPQLRYLSLPADYFPLFLILGIALSGIMMRYFAIFKVDLMSVKVLAMGLATFNPTVPEGIGVMFYIHLFFFSMLLAYFPFSKLMHLGGVFLSPTRNLPNDSRMVRHVNPWNAPVKVHTYEHYEDDFREKMIEADLPVEKQA; translated from the coding sequence ATGGCAGTGTGGTATTCTTTGTTACTCGTCTTGGGAATGTCCCTTTTTGTCTACCTGGGAGCCGGGTTGCTCGGTTTGCAGGCCATTTTCGGCATCGTCATCCCGTATGCGGCGATCCTGGTCTTCTTGATCGGATTTACCATGCGGGTGTTGGGTTGGGCCAAGTCGCCGGTGCCGTTCCGGATTCCCACCACCGCCGGACAACAGAAAAGCCTGGACTGGATCAAACCGTCCAAGATCGACAGCCCCTACACCACCTGGGGCGTCGTGGGCCGGATGGCCATGGAAGTTCTGCTGTTTCGGTCCTTGTTCCGCAACACCAAGGCTGAAATCACCGAGGGCAAACTGGCCTACGGGTCCAACAAGTGGCTCTGGCTGGGCGGCATTCTTTTTCACTACACCTTTCTGACCATCGTGATCCGGCACCTACGCTTTTTCACCGAGCCCGTGCCGTATTTCGTGCAGGTCCTGGACAACATCGACGGCATGCTGCAGATCGGCTCCCCGGTGATTTACCAGACGGACGTCATCCTGGTCGCGGCCCTGCTGTTTCTGCTGATTCGGCGATTGGTGAGCCCGCAGTTGCGTTACCTGTCCTTGCCCGCCGACTATTTTCCGCTTTTTCTGATCCTGGGGATCGCCCTTTCCGGCATCATGATGCGCTACTTCGCCATCTTCAAGGTCGACCTGATGAGCGTGAAGGTCCTGGCCATGGGGTTGGCCACCTTCAACCCCACGGTTCCGGAAGGAATCGGCGTCATGTTCTACATCCACCTCTTCTTTTTCAGCATGTTGCTGGCCTACTTCCCCTTCAGCAAGCTGATGCACCTGGGCGGCGTGTTTCTCAGCCCGACCCGCAACCTGCCCAACGACAGCCGGATGGTTCGCCACGTCAACCCCTGGAACGCTCCGGTGAAGGTTCATACCTACGAACATTACGAGGATGATTTCCGGGAAAAAATGATCGAGGCCGACCTTCCCGTGGAAAAGCAGGCCTAA
- a CDS encoding ATP-dependent 6-phosphofructokinase codes for MSDTQVCMHREDDISTAIPDLGPTKVRSRMECALFINEGQRVQLFVTNEEGETGTNGVKTYDFEPAGPRANLYFDPPKTKCAIVTCGGLCPGINDVIRSLVMTAHHSYGVASTLGIRYGLQGFIPSYGHNLEELTPDKVASIHEFGGTILSSSRGPQSPEEIVDALERMNVNILFLIGGDGTMQATQKIQEEVAKRGLKLGVIGIPKTIDNDINFVPRSFGFDTAVEKATESIRCAHTEALGAPNGIGMVKLMGRESGFIAAQATLALKDVNFVLVPEDSFEIHGPNGFLQALDDRIRRRGHAVVVVAEGAGQDLLAASSQTDASGNPVLRDICGLLRREIDTYFKSKDMEYTLKFIDPSYIIRSVPANANDRVYCGFLGQNAVHAAMAGKTGMVVSKLHGHYIHLPLSLVAGKRKKINTVSNYWQAVLQSTGQPVHMKTPPADYPQGATCKLDFQS; via the coding sequence ATGAGTGACACGCAAGTATGCATGCATAGAGAAGACGACATTTCCACCGCCATTCCCGACCTGGGGCCGACCAAAGTCCGCTCCCGCATGGAGTGCGCCCTGTTCATCAATGAAGGCCAGCGGGTTCAGCTTTTCGTCACCAACGAAGAGGGCGAGACCGGCACCAACGGCGTGAAGACCTACGATTTCGAGCCCGCCGGCCCCCGAGCCAACCTGTATTTCGACCCCCCGAAGACCAAATGCGCCATCGTGACCTGCGGCGGCCTTTGCCCGGGCATCAACGACGTCATCCGCTCCCTGGTCATGACCGCCCACCACAGCTACGGCGTGGCCTCCACCCTTGGTATTCGCTACGGATTGCAGGGCTTCATCCCCTCCTACGGACACAACTTGGAGGAACTCACTCCGGACAAGGTTGCAAGCATCCACGAGTTCGGAGGAACGATTCTCTCTTCCTCCCGCGGTCCGCAGTCACCTGAGGAAATCGTGGACGCCCTGGAACGGATGAACGTCAACATCCTATTTCTGATCGGGGGGGACGGGACCATGCAGGCCACCCAAAAAATCCAGGAGGAAGTCGCCAAGCGCGGCCTGAAGCTGGGCGTGATCGGCATTCCCAAGACCATTGACAACGACATCAATTTCGTCCCACGTTCCTTCGGCTTCGACACCGCCGTGGAAAAGGCCACGGAATCCATTCGCTGCGCCCATACCGAAGCCCTGGGAGCGCCCAACGGCATCGGGATGGTCAAGCTCATGGGGCGGGAGTCCGGATTCATCGCGGCCCAGGCCACGCTGGCCCTGAAGGATGTCAACTTCGTTCTGGTCCCGGAGGACTCCTTCGAAATCCACGGCCCCAACGGCTTTTTACAAGCCCTGGACGACCGCATCCGTCGCCGCGGACACGCCGTGGTGGTGGTGGCCGAAGGGGCGGGACAGGACCTCCTGGCTGCTTCCAGCCAGACCGACGCCTCGGGCAACCCGGTTTTGCGAGACATCTGCGGCCTGTTACGACGAGAAATCGACACCTACTTCAAATCCAAGGACATGGAGTACACCCTGAAGTTCATCGATCCCAGCTACATCATCCGCTCGGTCCCGGCCAACGCCAACGACCGGGTCTACTGCGGATTCCTGGGCCAGAACGCCGTGCATGCGGCCATGGCCGGCAAAACCGGGATGGTGGTCAGCAAATTGCACGGCCATTACATCCATCTGCCGCTCAGCTTGGTGGCCGGAAAGCGCAAAAAGATCAATACGGTCAGCAACTACTGGCAGGCCGTGCTCCAATCCACCGGTCAACCTGTACACATGAAAACGCCCCCGGCGGATTATCCTCAGGGAGCGACCTGCAAACTGGACTTCCAATCATGA
- the dsrK gene encoding sulfate reduction electron transfer complex DsrMKJOP subunit DsrK: MSQAPKPEELLRVSHIPPKKDWMDPRVDLIPGTWGYPGKASSLETLGLPNPREWNPTDEDWKLPPNWKEIIHEGLKERLEKYRSLKVFLDICVRCGACADKCHFFIGSGDPKNMPVLRAELLRSIYRKDFTAVGRMLGTFAGGRELTEDVIKEWFYYFHQCTECRRCSLYCPYGIDTAEITIVVRELLNLIGVNIDWILGAAANCYRTGNHLGLEPHTFKGNIDFLVDDIEEYVGVRLNPTFNRKGAEVLFIAPSGDVFADPGIFTYMGYLMLFEHIGLDYTISTYASEGGNFGLFTSQETMKRLNSKMYAEAKRLGVKWILGGECGHMWRVLHQYMDTMNGPADFLEVPKSPLTGTVFDNAKSTKMIHIVEFMADLIHHGKLKLNPKRNDYLRTTWHDSCNVSRGMGMFEEPRYVLKSVCNNFFEMPENTIREQTFCCGGGTGLNAGEFEYLRMMGGMPRAFAVKHVQEKHGVNLLVNVCALDRAILPPLMDYWAPEVAVSGLTELVANALVMEGEHDRPTDLRGEDIPGLEGDE; encoded by the coding sequence ATGTCACAAGCGCCAAAGCCAGAAGAATTGCTCCGGGTATCGCATATTCCCCCCAAGAAAGATTGGATGGATCCCCGGGTGGACCTCATTCCCGGGACGTGGGGGTACCCGGGGAAAGCGAGCAGCCTGGAGACGCTCGGATTGCCCAACCCCCGAGAATGGAACCCCACGGACGAGGACTGGAAGCTGCCTCCCAACTGGAAAGAGATCATTCACGAAGGTCTTAAAGAACGTCTGGAAAAGTATCGCTCCCTGAAGGTCTTCCTGGACATCTGCGTCCGTTGCGGAGCCTGCGCCGACAAATGCCACTTCTTCATAGGCAGCGGCGACCCCAAGAACATGCCCGTGCTGCGGGCCGAACTGCTCCGGTCCATCTACCGCAAGGACTTCACCGCGGTGGGGCGCATGCTGGGTACCTTCGCCGGCGGGCGCGAGCTGACCGAGGACGTGATCAAGGAGTGGTTTTATTATTTTCACCAGTGTACGGAATGTCGGCGTTGTTCCCTGTACTGTCCCTACGGCATCGACACCGCGGAAATCACCATCGTCGTTCGGGAACTGCTCAACCTGATCGGCGTGAACATCGACTGGATCCTCGGCGCGGCGGCCAACTGCTACCGCACCGGGAACCACTTGGGCCTGGAGCCGCACACCTTCAAGGGCAACATCGACTTCCTGGTGGACGACATCGAGGAATACGTCGGCGTTCGCCTGAATCCCACGTTCAACCGCAAGGGCGCGGAGGTGCTGTTCATCGCTCCTTCCGGAGACGTCTTCGCCGATCCAGGTATTTTTACTTACATGGGCTATCTGATGCTCTTCGAGCACATCGGCCTGGACTACACCATCAGCACCTACGCCTCGGAGGGCGGCAACTTTGGGTTGTTCACCAGCCAGGAGACCATGAAGCGGCTCAACTCCAAAATGTACGCCGAAGCCAAGCGACTCGGCGTAAAGTGGATACTGGGCGGCGAGTGCGGTCATATGTGGCGCGTTCTGCACCAGTACATGGACACCATGAACGGACCGGCGGACTTTTTGGAAGTTCCCAAGTCCCCCCTCACCGGGACCGTGTTCGACAACGCCAAGTCCACGAAGATGATCCACATTGTGGAGTTCATGGCCGACCTGATCCACCACGGCAAGCTCAAGCTGAACCCGAAGCGCAACGACTACCTGCGGACCACATGGCACGACTCCTGTAACGTGTCCCGCGGCATGGGCATGTTCGAGGAGCCGCGTTACGTGCTCAAGAGCGTGTGCAACAACTTCTTCGAAATGCCGGAAAACACCATTCGCGAGCAGACCTTTTGTTGCGGTGGCGGTACCGGCTTGAACGCAGGGGAGTTCGAATACCTGCGGATGATGGGCGGCATGCCTCGGGCGTTCGCGGTCAAGCATGTTCAGGAAAAGCATGGCGTGAACCTTTTGGTGAACGTCTGCGCGTTGGACCGGGCCATTCTGCCTCCGCTGATGGATTACTGGGCGCCCGAGGTTGCCGTCTCCGGATTGACGGAACTGGTGGCCAATGCACTGGTCATGGAAGGGGAGCACGATCGGCCCACCGATCTGCGCGGCGAGGACATTCCAGGCTTGGAGGGGGATGAATAA
- the dsrJ gene encoding sulfate reduction electron transfer complex DsrMKJOP subunit DsrJ gives MYNAGKIIPGLVIFLGLVTFPFWSNLGRAAFEAPELVLPETEEECVESGDWMRANHMILLDDWRDLAVRDNMRLYTSETGKRFDMSLTKTCLSSQCHANKDTFCDRCHDALAIAPHCWDCHVVPSMGEE, from the coding sequence ATGTACAACGCCGGTAAAATCATACCTGGACTGGTTATTTTTCTTGGGCTGGTAACGTTTCCGTTCTGGTCGAATCTCGGCCGGGCTGCCTTCGAAGCACCGGAACTGGTCTTGCCCGAGACTGAGGAAGAATGCGTCGAGTCCGGAGACTGGATGCGCGCCAACCACATGATCCTGCTGGACGATTGGCGGGACTTGGCGGTTCGGGACAATATGCGCCTGTATACCAGTGAAACGGGAAAGCGCTTCGACATGAGCCTGACCAAAACCTGTCTGTCGAGCCAGTGCCATGCCAACAAGGACACGTTCTGCGACCGATGTCACGATGCTTTGGCCATCGCCCCGCACTGCTGGGATTGCCACGTCGTACCGTCAATGGGGGAGGAATAA
- a CDS encoding RsbRD N-terminal domain-containing protein, with translation MTNDIIELLKENRSMLVERWTEATLRTYPSESARFYSKEKDQFLNPVGHAMGKGLSEIFDAMLAGLDVQQIRPMLDSMVRIRAVQGFAPSNSLAFLLFIKKIIRDELGAEIQSKGLEKQLAAFEERVDGVLLVAFDVYAQCRQTLSDIKNSEFINRHTQLLKRANLMSEETRLS, from the coding sequence ATGACCAACGACATTATCGAACTTCTCAAGGAAAACAGGAGCATGCTGGTCGAGCGCTGGACCGAGGCAACCCTGCGAACCTATCCTTCCGAAAGCGCCCGCTTCTACTCCAAGGAAAAAGATCAGTTTCTCAATCCCGTTGGGCACGCCATGGGCAAGGGGCTGTCCGAAATTTTCGACGCCATGCTGGCCGGACTGGATGTCCAACAGATTCGACCGATGCTGGACAGCATGGTTCGCATTCGGGCCGTTCAAGGATTCGCCCCCTCCAACTCCCTGGCCTTTCTGTTGTTCATCAAGAAAATCATCCGCGACGAACTGGGAGCGGAAATTCAGTCCAAGGGCCTGGAAAAGCAACTTGCGGCTTTTGAAGAACGGGTCGACGGCGTTTTGCTGGTGGCCTTCGACGTCTACGCCCAATGCCGTCAGACGCTGTCCGACATCAAGAACAGCGAGTTCATCAACCGGCACACTCAGCTTTTGAAACGGGCCAACCTGATGAGTGAGGAAACCCGTCTTTCCTGA
- the dsrO gene encoding sulfate reduction electron transfer complex DsrMKJOP subunit DsrO: protein MAINRRTFLKAAGLTTLAGVAGHAAMELLAPGALEASGPSKVGEYPEALTAKRWAMLIDTEKFTTAQVYQKCVDACHILHNVPHIPGDQEIKWLWTDSFKHAFPDQQHALVPDRIKNQPFLVLCNHCDNPPCVRVCPTKATFKRDDGIVMMDMHRCIGCRYCMAGCPYGARSFNFWDPRPFIENIDPYYPTRMKGVVEKCTFCEDRLAKGQLPACVEASEGALIFGDLANEDSEVRRVLRERYSLRRKPSLGTNPHVFYLI from the coding sequence ATGGCCATAAATCGAAGAACCTTTCTGAAGGCCGCCGGACTGACGACTCTGGCCGGAGTGGCCGGACACGCGGCGATGGAGCTGTTGGCCCCGGGCGCGCTGGAAGCTTCCGGGCCCTCCAAGGTCGGCGAGTATCCTGAAGCCCTGACCGCCAAGCGCTGGGCCATGCTCATCGATACGGAGAAGTTCACCACGGCCCAAGTCTATCAGAAGTGCGTCGACGCTTGCCATATTCTGCACAACGTGCCGCATATTCCCGGAGACCAGGAAATCAAGTGGCTTTGGACAGACAGCTTCAAGCATGCCTTTCCTGACCAACAGCACGCCCTGGTTCCGGACAGGATCAAAAACCAACCGTTCCTGGTGCTGTGCAACCATTGCGACAATCCGCCCTGTGTGCGGGTCTGTCCGACCAAAGCCACGTTCAAGCGTGACGACGGCATCGTGATGATGGACATGCACCGCTGCATCGGTTGCCGCTATTGCATGGCCGGCTGTCCCTACGGCGCGCGAAGCTTCAACTTCTGGGATCCGCGACCGTTTATCGAGAATATCGATCCCTACTACCCCACCCGGATGAAAGGCGTCGTGGAGAAGTGCACGTTCTGTGAAGACCGGTTGGCCAAGGGGCAGCTTCCAGCCTGCGTCGAAGCCTCGGAAGGGGCGCTGATTTTCGGCGACCTGGCCAACGAGGACTCCGAAGTGCGCCGGGTGTTGCGGGAGCGGTACAGCCTGCGTCGCAAGCCTTCCCTGGGGACGAACCCCCACGTCTTCTATCTGATATGA